The segment GAAGTAAAAAGCTTTCTGTCTACTCCTCAGCCAATTGAGTTATCTGTTAGAACTAATCAGGCGTCTGAAAATTCCATCAGGCATGATCTTTTTCCTGAAACAGATGATGCTACGTTAGATAATACATGTTCAGAACCTCTGACCTCTGCATTTGGGGATCCTCAAAAGTTATACCTGGCAAGTTATGCTACAAAAACTTCAACTGGTTCTGAAGAAGTGGTAACTGATACGGTCATGACTGAGATAGAATCGGAGACTTGTAATGCCTCAGTTGCAGCATCTGGCTCTGTTGAAGCTGAAAACCAGGGTCTGCAATCCAAAAAGTGCTATGAACAAAATTTTGTGTTACTAAATGAGAATGTGAATGATGGTCTAAATGCTGTAATGCTGAATGAGGAGGTGATATCTCATCAGACATCTGCCATGGACATTGAACTGGAGGCGGCTGCTTTAGAGATTTCTCCTCCATCTGAGAGCAGTAGGTTACCTCCTACTCAGGGCAGGGAGTTTAAGAGTTCTAAAGGTTCTTGTGTATTTTCAGGTGTGGAGACTATTAAGGTGGCTGATATAGCAGTTGATATGGATAAGGAACGCCAGGAAACTACGGCTTCGTCCTTGAATAATATGTCTTCGCTTGAAAATATTTCGGAAAGAATGTCATTGAGGACTTCTGAAGATGATGCAGTTATTGTTGATCAAATTTCACGCCAGCAATCGGATGATGAGACGAGAGTTAAAGATGACTCCTTAGTGCCAAACCATGAAAACCAAGTGTTGTTAATGGAAGAGCCAAAGCTTGCTGAAGCTGATAGCAGTATGAATGATCTTGGCTCAGTCCGAAGCAATGAACCTTTGCATGAAACTGTCATCAAGAAAGAACCAACCACAATACTAAGGAATCCATTTCCAGAGTCCAATCCAAAGATGAAATTTAAAGTCCCCTCGTCAACCTTGACTAATGAGATCCAAGAGGTGGCAATGGAATTGGAAaggcatggagaagatgataaCAAAACTAATGATCCTACTTTAGGTCAGCGAATATCAGGTACTAGTATCAATGTATCGAAGTCAGATGGTTTTAGTTTTCTGTGTGTTTGCTTGATTATTTTCTCCCGATCAACAGACTTTGCTTCTCCTTATCTGACTTCAAGTTGCCTATCAAATGCCAGGAAAGTCAAGAAGAAGACACAGGAATCATCATCAGGCGCCCTTGTTTCCTTTACGGCGCAACCTGTATCCTGTATCTTTCAAGAGGAAAGCAGCTCGAAAATCAGAGCGCAGGGTGAAGTTGGAAGAACATTAATTAATATGAGTGTGCATGGTTTAACCCTTTGCATTATTGAAtactattttttctttcttttacggAAAAACTTCTAATCTAGAGGTCTGTGGATGGGGCCTGAGTTCAATACAGTTAATTGTAAGAATGGGCCTTAGACCTGTAAATTTGAGAATATAGATTTGGATGTTAATTTTTTGGGTATTAATTTTAACCAGTGCTTTTCTACTGCATTTCTAATTATGTTTTATACTTCGGCCCATCATATTGTTAAAACATTCGGTGGTGATGAAAGGTAAATTTGCATCGAGCCAACGACTCTCCAACCTTAAAATAAATAAGTCACCTAATTACTGCTACTCAATTCAAGGTGTAGATATGCCAATTAGggatattattaaatttattattacttCATAATTGGGTTTTGCTTCATCACATGTCCCACTCCATTATGAATGTTTAATTGTGAAAATGGATGCATCATGCATTTGTTCGAGCCTCATCTCACTTAATTTCAATCTAATTCTTgttatttgatatttttaatttttaaagtcaaatataatatttaaaataattcttcaaaaaatatttaaacataaaatatataattttttctatattatgttattatatttttactcctttaataatttatatatacaaaGATATAATGATAATTTTACATAGTAGAGTAAGTTGGGGTAGGGCAAATAATTACAATAACCGCTCCATATTCGCTATCCAAAAAAATTTACTTTAACCCACTTTGCATttactttttaaataaaaatatctacttcctttaaagcgaatcgattcGAATTTAtttgatagttaaaattttaacatttcaaatttataattattttaaatttgtgaaAGGTTAAATCAATTTGTGAATATAGCAGCTAAATTGTGGCCAAAAAGCGGCTAATCATTACTGCTTAGACTATAAATCAATTCCTACCATCATTATTGTGGTGGCTAGCTTCTTCCAAAGAGTATGGGGTTTCACTGTATTCGGCTCATGTTCTTGGCATCTTCCTGGACccagtttattttttaaaattgcaACTTTGGTGtttctttttcttgtaatttgatGGGATTCATGAATCTAATTAATATCATTTTTAAGATTATCATATGAATCAATTAAagtgcaatttaaaattttattgtatGTGAGGAGCTAggttttaaataactttaaaaaaactTTGATCAGGAAAATAAACAACTCTTTTATTTAAAGAGAAAACACTAAAAAGACAACATCCCACGTCACTTTTTCCCCCAATTTGCAATCCCAAAAACTGTGATGTTTCTCCCTTTTTATCATTCTTTATTACTAAGATTATTGTCCATTTGCGTAGTATATTCAAAGAAGAAAACTTTGAAGACAATGATGAAtctaaagagaaaaaaaaaaaggtcagaGTTTCATAGTACTTGCTTAATTGTTTATTATAATTTGGATAATGGGAACCTTGGATTCTCAATAACTTAATATTTTCAACGTCTTTTCCTAATGCAAAGGTCATACATAAACTTAGTGCGCAAACCACAGCCGCTTCCAGGGCCCGACAAAAACTAAACATCGCCGCCCTTCCCATCTCTAGGGTTAATAGCCTTTAACTAAAGCAACATCTTGGTTCAAATTCTCATAAAACATCAACCTCGTCATTATCAACTAACACCAGCTGTGAATATGATAAGCAAAACACAGATGGTAATTATAttacttctctttttttttttttccctgctTTCTGATTACATCCCAATATTGGTAAGGTTTGAAAAAGCTAAAAGAAACAACACTCTAGAGAAGCCAGGAAAAAAACTCGGAAAAAATTGGTGAGTTAAATGATTACTAGGGTATCGTGAAAGTAAGAAAATTCTTGTATAAAgatcctttttttttcttctttatgtTTACAGTCTAGTCTGTCATGGTGATGTAGTTAATAGTTATTCTCAATGGGAACAATATGgttcttttttttaaattgacGAACTGTTTTCATCCACCTGAAATTGTATCTATCCTTTGTACTATATCTTGTGATTCACAAAAGTGGAAGTTTCAATTCATTCCCCTTTTATTATTTATCCTGCATTTTTATTACTATTGGAGACTACTTGAGATTGAATAAAGGTAATATAGTTGACACTATATTACAAATGAATTGAGAAGTTTGAGATGGTTAGTTGCCCATTTATAAAGTTCACTCTTGGATAAGCCTTGGAATTCCATATAATAAATAATGTGATCAATCATATTTACAAACACCTATTTGAAGCTGAAAGAGACTTCTAATATtgcatcaaatatatatatataaagcaaaagaagaaaaaattctaaaattttccacACTAAAATATATAGAAGAAATCAGGATCAACTAATGATCCTTTTTAAAACAATTAAGGATTAATAAGATTTGCAGAGAGTGAATCCAGAAAATTGACCCAATtctcatcatcatcttcttcatgatGTCCACCAATGTGGATGTGGTGGCTCCATTCAACTTGAGCAAcattcttttcaatttcttcattCCTTGCAAACCGTCCTCGGATTCTTGGCCTGCTGTCTGCCAATGTTTTCCTACATGTATACtgcccacaaaaaaaaaaaaaaaaaaagatattcatCAGCAAATGACTGCTGAGTCAAGCAGTATATCTAACATTATTACAAAGACCGTAcgtgaaaatgcatgcatgtagGCATAAACATATATTCATTATGTTTACTTCGTTTGATGATATATATGAGATAATTTCGAGATAGAGAAGAAAAATAACAGATGCTGGATTTGGATACTTACATAAATTAGTTTTACAAAATCAATGGaacaattatttatatattatttacataggGGATTCTTGTCTTCTTTTTGTATGGATGGTaccaaaaacaagaaaaaaaaagtgttttttcttttttgttctttCACAAAATTGAATGTGGCAGACATCAAAAGGCATCATATAACCAGGAGGAACATAGCCATCATgcttttaatatattaattaatattacacAGTAGATTTTTGCTTTTCTAGAGGGGGCTGGGGAGGAGGGGGTGATAGATTTTTGCTTTTCTAGAGGGGGCTGGGGAGGAGGGGGTGATAGTATTTTTATTATTG is part of the Gossypium arboreum isolate Shixiya-1 chromosome 5, ASM2569848v2, whole genome shotgun sequence genome and harbors:
- the LOC108453344 gene encoding protein GAMETOPHYTE DEFECTIVE 1; translated protein: MGFFDLNIPYTDSTPLSKANSTVAKSTRIKIVIKAMELGYTGIAYNRTIRGVMSDRDRCSIPLLGLSSLLDVAPFLSSSVNFHRDLLGVPRSSPFRQYTRLTVCIDTASQSQALNSGNPILKTYDIVAVRPLNQNAFDHACEKAEVDIISIDFSDKLPFRLKLPMVKAAIKRGIYFEITYSDLIVDVHQRRQIISNAKLLLDWTQGKNVILSSAAPSVCEVRGPNDVANLASLLGLSMERAKAAISKNCRSLLTNALRRKHFFKEVIRVEAVSSSRQSDSEIPLYADWLKWDPISSGEGDLLLDDMAKSFSASTNASKTVKAIDFDSIIDKMPSHGFQIKDLISGSEASFQPQTEVKSFLSTPQPIELSVRTNQASENSIRHDLFPETDDATLDNTCSEPLTSAFGDPQKLYLASYATKTSTGSEEVVTDTVMTEIESETCNASVAASGSVEAENQGLQSKKCYEQNFVLLNENVNDGLNAVMLNEEVISHQTSAMDIELEAAALEISPPSESSRLPPTQGREFKSSKGSCVFSGVETIKVADIAVDMDKERQETTASSLNNMSSLENISERMSLRTSEDDAVIVDQISRQQSDDETRVKDDSLVPNHENQVLLMEEPKLAEADSSMNDLGSVRSNEPLHETVIKKEPTTILRNPFPESNPKMKFKVPSSTLTNEIQEVAMELERHGEDDNKTNDPTLGQRISGKSRRRHRNHHQAPLFPLRRNLYPVSFKRKAARKSERRVKLEEH